The genomic region gctgagcagggagccggatgcggggctcgatcccaggaccccgggatcatgacctgagctgaagacagacgcttaactgagccacccaggcgcccctctccatcTGAGCTTCTTAAAAGCACCTCCAACGCAGCACGTGCAGACGCGGCTTCGTGTCCTGCACCTTCTCCCGTACCTGCCATCAGCGCTGCTCCCCTCCTGGTGTTCCTTTCCTCAGCAAACAGCACCTGACCCGCCTGGTTCCTCCTTCCAGACACCGCTCTCCTCTAATCTGTCACCCAAGCCCATCGGTGCACAGCCGGTATGTGTCTTCTGGTCCGTTTCTCTTCCCCGtctccccactctctcctgcCTCACGTAATGCCagccccctgccccgctcaccATGCTCTGGCCAGACAGGCTTTTTCACGTTCGGAAAAGAATCATGTTGGGGGCCTTGGTACTGTGCCTGAAATGtctgcctccccactccctcccctcttcacCGGTGGATGTCCCTCCCCTTTCAGGTCCCACCTCCTCCACTGTCCTGTCCCGAGAGCAGCCCTCCCGGCCCCATCAGAGGCGGTGAAGTGTCCCCTGCCCGACAGCCCACAGCTGCGGGAGGACAGGGCGGCCATCAGCCAGGTGCAGGCTGCGCGCCAGGAAGGACCCGACGTGTCTCGGGAGAAACGGACCCGACGAGAGGCAGTACGGTGAGCCCCTCGGAGCTCTCTGGCCTACCGTCGGACTCATTTACCAAGACGTGTTTGCTCCATTACAGCACAGCTGTCTTCTCAGGTTGTAAAGAACCCTAAGAGCTGTGACACTGGTTCGCTTTTCTTCTGCTGACTATACTCTGCGCCGAAGATCAGCGCTCTCTGTCACTACAGTAACTTCCATTACATGGGTCAGCAACAGAGGAGGCAAAGCTTCCTCGGATCTTCACATCCGAAGCAGGGCTGGCTCTCTAGGACAGGCACGTGCCCCGGAAACCCTGCATTCTTTTCAACTGCTCGAGCCCAACGTGTCCATTTTAGACACGCCACGGAGAAGGTGACAGACGAGACAGAAGATCAATATTTTGGCAAACTCATCCATCTTTAGTTGGGTAcacaaattacatatataaataggCTGATCTAAGAACTGAATCACCTTAGAACTGCTATTcgttttttaccaaaaaaaaagaaaactccaagaAAATTTAGTGAATTGCAAGGAATTTTAGTTACAGCCCCCACTAAGAGAGATGCGGCCCCACGATCTTTAGTACTTCCTCGGATCCAGTATGTCACTTACGGGGGATAAGGATGGATGACAGACTGAATTACCCTTAAGCCTTTTTTAATTGGGAATTCAAGGGTGATAAAAAGCAAAACTCGATTTCTTAACACAGAAAAACCCTGGTGTCCCAGTGGCAAGAGGCACCCTCACCCAGGCCGGCTCGTGCGCTGCGGAGCCCTGCCCGTGAGAACAGAACACCGAGAACGAACGAGGAAGCTGAGCGGGCCCGACCGCCAAGAGCCCCGAGAAACATGGCTTCTCCCCAGTACAAGAATTCTTTTCTGGCTGCCTATTATCAGGCAAAGATTTAAGGACTTTCTGTGTATTATCCCATCTAATCCTCCTGACAACCTTTCGAGGTGAAGCTCAttgctatttccattttacacacTGAGgcaaagggaaactgaggcagagggagccagcttgtccagggtcacaccgtaagtgcagagccaggattctcactttctctttttttttttaagattttatttctttatttgacagtgagagagagagagatcacaagtaggcaggcagagggagagggagaagcaggctccccactgagcagggagcccgatgtggggctcgatcccaggaccctgggatcatgacctgagccgaaggcagacgcgtaaccgactgagccacccaggtgccccagggttcTCACTGTCTTAACAAAGACGACTGTCAAGTTGCTCACACAGATGTCCTCCTTGCGCTTCTGAGTTAGAGATGAAACCCGAAAAAAGTTCAAATGAACTCTTCTAAATCGTGAAGCCCCCTCTGTGACGTCCCTCCCTTTATCCTTCCTGTGCATCCCTAAAGTAGGTTcccttaaaaaagaacaatattaaCCCAAACTTTCCCCTAAATAAGAAAACCACATATTTAGACATAATCCAGTGGCATCCCAGACATGTTCTAAAAACAGAATGTTCTAATAAAACCGACTGCACTGTTCACCTTGCAACACTTAACATTTAAATGGGTCAAACTCCTTCAACCGGTCCATGGTGAAGGAGAGTGTCCTAACCCAGAGCAGGGGCAAAATCTCCACCACGCTCCTCAGAGGCCAGCGTCTGCCAGCAGCTCTGTCGGACGCTGCGGCTCCCAGACCCGTCCAAGTAGATGCCTGGGACTGGCACAGACTCACAGCCCACGGCACAGAGCAGAACAGAACGTGGGCAGCTGAGACTCCAGCTCACACgctgcgggggaggggtggggaatcTCCCTTTATGTTTCAGTGTTCTCCCTCGCAGAGTGGAGAAAATAACCACTGCCTACAAAGGAAAGTTGTAAAAACGGAGCTGAGCGCTACGTGGAGAGTatacttttttgctttttttaaaaaaagatcaatggGATGTAAATTGCGGCCGTCGCTATGGAAAACATCAcggaagttctttaaaaaattaaaaatagaactgctgtacgattcagcaattccacttttgagtatatacccgaAGGAAATGGAATCAGTTCCTAGAAGAGAGAtccccacccccatgttcactgcattaCTGACAACAGCGAAGACACGGAAACAACCCAagagtccatcaacagatgaataaagaaaatgtggtatccGTACACACAACACACCACAGAATATTATGtggccatgagaaagaaggcaaTCCTGTCGtgtgcgacaacatggatggaccttgagggcaggTGCTGAGTGCGAggagtcagacagaggaagacaaacaggctctgtgatctcacttatatgtggaatctaacaaaaccaaactcacagaaacagatgggtggttgccgggggctggggggggtggtggcaggggagggCAAATGGGTGAAAGTggcaaaaggtacaaacttgtaGTTATAAGACAAGTAAGTCCTGAGGAtataatgtgcagcatggtgactagcTAACCTTTCTGTCTTACATATTTGACAGCTGCCAGgagagtaggtcttaaaagttctcattgcaagaaaaaaatgagttaaccACGTGAGGTGACGGCTGTTAACTAGACTAACTGTGGTGATCACTGTgcactatatatatgtatcaaatcattatgttgtacactttaaactaaTGCAAAGGAATACATCAATCATAGCTCAGTAAagctgggagaaaagaaagagaccctctggtagcaggaaaaaaaaaaagcattccagAAGCCTAGGGTTGTTTGACTACCGTGCTACCATCATATTAATACTGAAacgtgcctttttttttttttaaaagattttatttatctgagagagagaatgagagagagagagcacatgagaggggggagggtcagagggagaagcagactccctgctgagcaaggagcccgatgcgggactcgatcccgggactccaggatcatgacctgagccgaaggcagtcgctcaaccaccagagccacccaggcgcctgaaacGTGCCTTCGTTTATAGTGACGCAGCaagcccttccttccctccatccagaTCCGACCAGCCCTGCAAGCCCCACTCTCTCAGGACATTCTTTCACACTCCTTACTCAAGGACTGTTGGCAAGACCTCGGTCCAcgtcactgaacctctctgccTTAGTCTCCACATCTGAGGAATGGGGAAAACAGTAGAATTGCTTGAAAGCAATTGTTGTGGCGAGGAGTAGATGGGGAGGGAAAAGGCATGTAGAGTGTTTGGCTAGCATATGGCGCATGGTATGCACTCAAGTCCTTGAAATTCTTACAGCTATCAAATCTACTCTTGTGCAGATGAGTAAACAGATTCAAGGCTTGCTCAGGGTTACACAACTGGTAAATGCCAGACTTGAGACTGAAATGCAAGATTTCACCACAGAATGACCGACTGCCCCACCAGTTCCCAGCTTGTTGGCCACTGTGTGTCTGAATCCTGTGGCTTTCACCGTCTGCACCATGTCACTTGGCCCCTGCTCCTGTTTTCTTGAGCTGCTTGGCAGCTGACCTAATCCtgacttccccccacccccactcaagTAAGCTTCTTGAAGGCAAGATCTGCCTCATGTTTAGAAAGTTTTAGCAgttttggtggtgggggtgggggaggaggagaggttaTAGGCAATGGTCTTgggtagataataaatatttgttaacccAAAAAGGTACACAGAGAATAGCCTCTTTACTCAGTGACACTTGTGACATGAGCTAATGGGGCTAATAAGGTGGAAGATGAGGGTGCAGAGAAACCATTTTGCTCCCCGTGCCAGAAATCCTTTAGGGCTTACGGGTAATGCGTTTACAGTTTGTTAAATGAATCTGAGGCTGGGACGAGCCCGCGTGAGCGTGTAGTGACGAGAGGAACGGTACCTGGATGTCCCGTGAGCGCTCGTAGGCCTGGTAAGCCACCTTCTCCTCGATGCTGGCAAGGCCCTGCTTCAGGTTGGCGGTCTCGTGCTGATGCAGGTCTGTCAGGTCATGGAGCTGGTCCTCCAGGTGCTCGTACCTTTGCAAAGAGAGGAGCTGATTCTGAGTGTGACTCTCCAAATGCCTCCTTGTTCTCAGTCCCTGGAAGACTATGTTTCCAAAAGAATACGtctaggggcgccagggtggctcagttgttaagtgtctgccttcggctcgggtcatgatcctggggtcctgggattgagccccacgtcgggctccctgctgggcgagcctgcttctccctctccctctccctctgcctcctgcccccatgctgtgctctctgtcaaacaaataaataaaattaaaaaaaaaaaagactacgtCTAGCTGTGGGGAACACGCTTTTGGAGAACACTGAATTCCAGCTCTAGGAAGGACTGGTCTCTGCCATCTTAACTTCTCTGTCCTCACTCCTGAGGTGACACGCACACCAAATTCGGCATTTCCACCCACATCGGACAAGCACCTTCACTGGTTGCAGTTGATGACAGAACAGACCTGACACGTTCACCAAGGCTGGTCAAGAGACAGGGCTGCCTGGCACCCCAGGGCTCCCCGCTCTCCTGCCTGCACAGAGCCTTCTGGTTCACGGGCATGGCTCTCACACACCAGAGCCCACGAGGAAAGAACCAACTTCTCTACTAGAGCCAATTCCACCATTTCCCAATGTATCCTCTAATTCTGAAAACATGTTTCCGTTCTTGGAACTTAAGTGCCGATGAAAAATTAAGCTCATTACGAATTATAAATAGCTTATCGGGTGGCATTTCCAGAAGTCCAAATCTTAAGTAACAGAAGAACAAAGATTTCCATCCCCACCTCCCATTTTCCTCACAGAAGAGGGACTGGTCTTATTATATTCAAAAACTTATAATGTTTATTTGAAAACAGGAAGCACTGTTTGGGGAATGCCTTAGTCTGAAATGACTTCTCTCAATGTCAGTGTTAGGGGCTTACAGAGGTCACCTGATAGAGTCATTAAagggcgagagagagaaagagggaaggagggagggagagagattgcaagatcatatgtcaattatacctcaggaaaaaaagtaagaccaAAAAAATATAATGCAGATTTAATGATTATTCTCAGCTAGGACTTCATAGGTATCCAATGTTGGTGTAAAAGCCTTTTAAAGATCTCTTATAGCAAGCAATACAGTGGCTAACTCCGGAAGATCACAAACATAGCTATATGACAAACAAGAATAAAAACTGTCCTACATTTATGTAAATGGATATTTGTGACGGGATAAAATTTGGATCCAAAGAGTACTGTATGCCAAACTCTTCAGATGGAATTAAAGTCAATATTCTCTGGAAAACCTGTGACTCAATAATAGTTATGTGACAAAGAAACCAAAGTCAAAGATGTAtgctgaaagttttaaaaaactgctgAATAAAACATAGTAAGAGCTGGAAAAAAAGCCACATTTCTAAATTAATACCATCTAGGAGATATAAAATGtgtaagtaaaatttaaagtttaatctTACAATATGTAATGggcattgaatttttttaatctacatttttACAAGTTAACATACTCATTTTgtccaaaaaaaagaaattaacttttgggggcacctggctggctcagtcagtggaatatacgactcttgatctcagagttgtgggttcaagcctcacgttggtgtagagataacttaaaaaagaaagaaagtcttaaaaaaaaaactttggggaATCTTTTTACTGGGGAAATGGTGGAAAAtcactttttattaatatttttattaataagttaGAAGCACATAGAAGCCAGCCTacaaaataccttttaaaatcgGCTAATATAATTCTCAAGATTTGAATTTACATTCTACTCTGAAGATTTCTTTTGAAGACTCTTCATTTAAGGAGAAAAGTTCAATGTGCAAAATATCGTATATAAAAAAAAGTGTACTACATGAAGACTTTAAGATTGATGTAGCAAAGAAAATCGACGTTGTTGAACAATGCAGTGGTTTTTTACTTGACAATTActacagaggaaaataaaatacagatctgTGAATTAGTGTAATGAAACTGCATCCCAGAAGTCTACTGAGTCAGGAGCTCAGCGTGCACGAGTCATAGACCACAGTGACATTTTAAAAGACTCACAAAACTTCCTCTAAAGCGTCAAACTGTAAGTCACGAGTTATAAAGCTTAGCACCATGAGGTAGGAAAAAAACTACTGATTCTTAACTTTTTTGATCCATATCCACATTCGTGGAAAATACAACCATCAGCGTATCACTTTCAAGAAGGCAATCTGGCGGCAGTAAGTCATGCTTCTGAAAGAACTGCAAGAGAATAAGCTGAAATACCTGTATCTTTCCTCTTGCAGCGTCTGAGAAATAAAACCGTATTCTCTCTTGAACTGCACTTTGAGCGCTTCGATGTCCTCAGCCAGCTGAGCCTGCGTGTCCTTgatctccctcagctcctccaggaCCACGGTCAGCTTGCCCTGGCTGTCCAGCGCGCCGGCTCCACTGGCCCCGAAGGACTGGTTCCCGTTACTGTCCGCGGAGCCCGACGTGCCGCTTGAACACTCGTCGTCGCTGCCGTACTTGGGTTTGTTCACGATGGTGGCGCTGCCCCCGTAGGCCCGGGGACTCCCCTCGGGCCGAAACTCCTCTAAGGAGTTCTTCAAGTGCGCGATGTTGTCGGCGCTGCCGAACTTATTCCGGATCAGGTTGGCGAACTCTCTGGACTTGTTGAAGACGAACACGGGCGGAGTGAGGGACACGCCTGGCATGCCTGACTTCCCGCACTCCTGGCCGGGGGGAGCAGTGCGAGACTTCGCGGGGACATCTCTCAGAGAGTGGAGGTTGTCTTTGGAAATGTCCTTGGAGCTTCTGGAGGCTCCGTTCTGCTCGAGCTCCCTGAGCTTTCTGTGATACTGCTCTAACTTCTTCTGGAGCTGGGCGATGGAGTGAGCGGACTTCTGATTCTTCTTCTCGAAGACCTGTTTGATGCGGCCGGCCTGCTGCTTATCCGCACTGCTGACCAGTTTCAGATACTCCGCAACATTCCCATCGCGGGACGTCTGCTCAATTTTTATCTGCTCTGTCACCTTCAGGATTTTTTGTTTCAGGCTGTCTGCACTGAGTTTGACCTTGTGGAAGTCCAGGATGCCATCTGGTACATCAAAGTTGAGGTTGGTGTCTGACCCCCCTCGGCGAATATTCGGGGGCAGGCTTAAGGTATTCATGTCATGGCGTTCTACCTGCAAGAGACAGGGAAGAAGCACTTTAAGGTTGGAAGTCAAAGGCATAGTTTTTGTGAGAGAATCTGTGCACACACAACAAACATACTTCAGGTCCCAGATTTTTAAACTGCAagtattcaggggcacctggggggctcaggcggTTGaacgtcggactcttggtttcggcttgggtcatgatctcagggtcatgagatcgagccctatgtggGCTCCgcaatcagcagggagtctgcttgagattttctctccctctccccactcgtgtgtgcgcactctctctctctctcaaataaatacataaatctttaaactGCAAGTATTCATGAGATAAAAACTCCCTATACTATCCTCCCCAGTTGAATAGAGGGCAGTCTAACTCCGCCCTGCATCCATGTGTACTAACTGTGAGATGCTGGTCTCCCAGGGTGTCCGATGCTTTGTCTGATTAGATGACAACTGCCAGTTGCCAGGGTAGAAAATGCACAATGGCACAAGGTTACCAATCAGTGCTAGTTTCCCAAAATGCCCAGGTAACTGGGGTGTCTGCCATGCCCCATTCACTGTGAATTGCAGCACTGTGGGAAATGCACCCAATTCAGAACCCAATCATTtaacagaagaatgagaaaatagTTTCAGCAGGTACATTCATCAAcacaagaaattattttctttttaatggaatcATTAAACAGATGTGATAGGAGATTAATTTTACTGAGTAATACAACTGTATTTAGATGTGGAAATGAACAACCCCCAACCACAACTGAagtgatttaaaaacaagaacaagtgGTAATACTAAGTGAAGTGGCCTTCTCACTGAAGGGCCACCACCTGGGGAAGAAGTGCAAAGTATCAGTGAGCATCGTGGCGAGGAGCGTTAACTAGTTTGTGCTCCAAAAGGGAAAGGCAAAGGTAGTCTGGGCGCTAGGTACTATGGATGTTTGTATGTGTCATCCTGTTCAATCCTCACTACCATGCCAGGTAGAGACTACATTAAACCCATGTACGTACAAACTGAGATGGCaagaagcaggatttgaacccaagtcacCCTAACTGGTTTCTCTTTCTACATCAGGACACCCTACCAAGATGTCCCCAAAGGACTAAAGACAAGCCTTTGTAGGGTCTGAATGTAATCTCTAAACAAAGGTTCATAACATCTCAACCAAAGCAGCTTACTTGTCAAGTTAACTGCCCTTTGATTAAAATAATGCCTTGACACAGAGTCTCAACGGAGACCAAACAGGAGACAATATTAGGCACAAGTTATCTTGTGTTTTAGGGAAGAGTAGGCAGAAACagcaaaatattaataagataCTAACACATCTCCCCCTGCCCAAGTGACCCAGACTTGAATGCATTCATTTCCAACAATGAAGTATTAACACTCTGTCCCACGAAAAATCCTACCCAGTGCTTTTTCCCAGAGAAAGGAGCCCAATGGCATGGTGGGACACAATCCCAGGTTGGTGAGTCAGTCCTCCTACACAACTCACAAAAGTTTGTTAACATTATTTCTTGGCCCCTCTCCTCCAACACACAATTTTGCTACAAATAAGAAACACTGGGTGTTTTTATCTGGCAGAAGAGCATCACGTAGGAAAGGCTGGAAGGAAATAAATACCAAATCACTTGTAAGACtagaaaaaaggattaaaaaattgtGATGTCACCTGGTCAAGATGGACGGATGGGTGTAGGGAATAAAGAAAGTATAGGATCATCATCTTCAAGTCCCAGAGAGATGACCATGGGGAGCTCAAGGAAACTAGGTACATGGCTCGCTAGTGAACCCAAACAGGAATGGGTTCAAACACAATAACACAGAATGCACAAAATCTAGAAAATGATTATTTGGGGCACACAGGGCAATCTGTGGGAACTGTACAATCAAGAAGCTACAAGTTTGATTTCACTGGAGATATTCACTGATCTAATTATGCTATTCTACTTCTCAGAAACTTTCTTCGGCTCCCCAGAGCCTCCCAAATTAAGTAATACAACCCGGCCACTATAAGGCCTCGCTTACCTGTCAGGCCTAATGGATGCCATTCATCTTAAGTGAACCATACAACCCAAAGTTCCCAGAAGGTATGTGAATTATCTATGGATTTTCTCGTATGAAGGGTGCCTACCACCCATCCACTTCTGCTTATCAAAATCTCACATATTCTGGGAGATCCTCTTAAAATCCCACTTGTGCCATGAAGCTGTTTCTAGTCCATCAGAAAGCTGCCCATTCTTTCTGTGATCTTCCATGTTGCTTTTGTGGCACCACGTGAAGCATCCGTGTATCCCTCATCCGTGGATTCGATCCCCCACAGAGTACAGGCTCCTTCAGGTGAGGGACGTGCCATACTGTACCCAGTCTGTAGTGTTAGTTCTGTCCCTATTCACACGAGGCTGTTGATAatgtttgctgaactcaaatgacATCATTCTTTATTCTAGGAGAGTCACACTGAAATCacttaagatatattttaatagaatCAAGAAAATGACCTTGGACCTTCTGCCCATATGGACCTGATAATTTCAGGCAGAGCTGTTTTCCCAATAGCTGGGTAATAAGTTCTATACCATTTCAAACTGTTTCAACTAAATGGAGATTTTTCTGAGGATCAGTGTGCAACAAGATAACACAAATACAGACTTTTAAACtttaactgaagtataatttacacacaGAAAAGAGACTAAAGCTCAATGAACTTTCACAAACTGGATACACTGTATAACCAGGAcccagtaaaacaaaacaaacaagcaaacaaaaacaaaggggcgcctgggtggctcagtcagtcaagcctctggctcttgatttcagctcaggtcgtgatctcagggttgtgagatccagccccgagttaggctctgtgctgggcatggaggctgcttaagattctctctctctccctctccctcagcccctctcccttcttcgctctctaaaaaacaaacaaacaaaacaacccaataaaacaaaactgaagctcCCCGTACCCCCTTCAATCATAAGTACCTCACCCCCACCTCCGGGGGTAACCACGAGCCTCACCTCTAACAGCATGCCTTAGTTTTGACTAGTTATCACTCactcttcttgtcttttttgctCCACTTTGTCTATGAGAGTCCGAAGA from Halichoerus grypus chromosome 6, mHalGry1.hap1.1, whole genome shotgun sequence harbors:
- the TMCC3 gene encoding transmembrane and coiled-coil domain protein 3 isoform X1, translated to MPGSDTALTVDRTYSDPGRHHRCKSRVERHDMNTLSLPPNIRRGGSDTNLNFDVPDGILDFHKVKLSADSLKQKILKVTEQIKIEQTSRDGNVAEYLKLVSSADKQQAGRIKQVFEKKNQKSAHSIAQLQKKLEQYHRKLRELEQNGASRSSKDISKDNLHSLRDVPAKSRTAPPGQECGKSGMPGVSLTPPVFVFNKSREFANLIRNKFGSADNIAHLKNSLEEFRPEGSPRAYGGSATIVNKPKYGSDDECSSGTSGSADSNGNQSFGASGAGALDSQGKLTVVLEELREIKDTQAQLAEDIEALKVQFKREYGFISQTLQEERYRYEHLEDQLHDLTDLHQHETANLKQGLASIEEKVAYQAYERSRDIQEALESCQTRVSKLELHQQEQQALQTDAVNAKVLLGKCINVILAFMTVVLVCVSTIAKFVSPMMRSRLHILGTFFAVTLLAIFCKNWDHIVCAIERILIPR
- the TMCC3 gene encoding transmembrane and coiled-coil domain protein 3 isoform X3, giving the protein MPGSDTALTVDRTYSDPGRHHRCKSRVERHDMNTLSLPPNIRRGGSDTNLNFDVPDGILDFHKVKLSADSLKQKILKVTEQIKIEQTSRDGNVAEYLKLVSSADKQQAGRIKQVFEKKNQKSAHSIAQLQKKLEQYHRKLRELEQNGASRSSKDISKDNLHSLRDVPAKSRTAPPGQECGKSGMPGVSLTPPVFVFNKSREFANLIRNKFGSADNIAHLKNSLEEFRPEGSPRAYGGSATIVNKPKYGSDDECSSGTSGSADSNGNQSFGASGAGALDSQGKLTVVLEELREIKDTQAQLAEDIEALKVQFKREYGFISQTLQEERYRYEHLEDQLHDLTDLHQHETANLKQGLASIEEKVAYQAYERSRDIQVTSFDLTGSRQSCSRSVRRSVRLLSTPLGSRLELRQ
- the TMCC3 gene encoding transmembrane and coiled-coil domain protein 3 isoform X2, with the translated sequence MNTLSLPPNIRRGGSDTNLNFDVPDGILDFHKVKLSADSLKQKILKVTEQIKIEQTSRDGNVAEYLKLVSSADKQQAGRIKQVFEKKNQKSAHSIAQLQKKLEQYHRKLRELEQNGASRSSKDISKDNLHSLRDVPAKSRTAPPGQECGKSGMPGVSLTPPVFVFNKSREFANLIRNKFGSADNIAHLKNSLEEFRPEGSPRAYGGSATIVNKPKYGSDDECSSGTSGSADSNGNQSFGASGAGALDSQGKLTVVLEELREIKDTQAQLAEDIEALKVQFKREYGFISQTLQEERYRYEHLEDQLHDLTDLHQHETANLKQGLASIEEKVAYQAYERSRDIQEALESCQTRVSKLELHQQEQQALQTDAVNAKVLLGKCINVILAFMTVVLVCVSTIAKFVSPMMRSRLHILGTFFAVTLLAIFCKNWDHIVCAIERILIPR